AGCGCGGTCTCGGCGTGGCCTCACTGGCCGCGCGGTTCGCGGCCAAGGAAGCCGTGGCCAAGGCGTTGGGCGCTCCGGGGAACCTGAGCTGGCAGGACGCCGAGGTGGTCAAGGACGCGGCCGGCACGCCCCGGCTGGCGACTCGCGGGAGCGTGGCCGCGCGGGCGCGGTCGATGGGCATCGTTTCCTGGCATCTGTCGTTGAGCCACGACGCCGGGATGGCTTCGGCGTTGGTGGTGGCCGAGGGCGTCGGAGCGCCGTTGCTGGACGACGAGTCGTGAGGCAGGCCCACTCGGTGGCCGCGGTTCGGGCGGCCGAGCACGCGCTGGCGGCCGGCCTGCCCGAGGGGACGCTCATGCAGCGGGCGGCCACGGGGTTGGCGAACGCGTGCGCGGGCCTACTCGGTCGGGTCTACGCGAGCCGCGTCGTGCTGCTGGTCGGCAGCGGCGACAACGGCGGCGACG
The nucleotide sequence above comes from Sporichthyaceae bacterium. Encoded proteins:
- a CDS encoding holo-ACP synthase, translated to TWYGRPTRQKMGRAESVWSPREVRMIVGVGIDVCDIRRFAEALRRRPALAERLFTPGERGLGVASLAARFAAKEAVAKALGAPGNLSWQDAEVVKDAAGTPRLATRGSVAARARSMGIVSWHLSLSHDAGMASALVVAEGVGAPLLDDES